CCAGCGGACGCCGGAGATGACGCCGTCGATCTCGTACTCCTCGAGGGCGTCGTTGAGCGCGACGGTCTTCAGCAGGTGGTTGCCGACGTAGGTGTCGAGCAGGAAGGGGAAGTCGTCCTCCTCGTACTCGAGGATGTCGCGGACGTGGTGCTGGTTGTGCTCGCTGAGGGCGTCGACCGGGATGTCGTCGCCGGGTTCGAGGTCGTTCGCCTCGACGTAGTCGCCGACGTCCTCGTTACGGGCGTAGATGACTTCGAGGTCCCACTCGTCGGCCCAGTGGTCGACGAAGTCGTGAATCTCGTCGAAGTGCTGGTAGTGGTCGATGAACACCGCCGGGGGGACTTCCAGGTCGAACTTCTCGGCGACCTCCTTGATGAAGTACAGCGTCAGCGTCGAGTCCTTCCCGCCGGTCCACATCACGGCCGGGTTCTCGTACTGCTCGAGGCCCTCGCGGGTGACCTCGATGGCCTTCTCGATCTTGTCCTCGATGGACGCGTAGTCGGCGGGATCCTCGCCGTCGCCGTCCTCGTAGTCGACGTCCAGGTAGTCGGGGAATGCTGCCATGGTGTAATGAGATATAATTATGCCCGGTAAGTGTTTTTCGGGATTTCGGCGGTGTGGAAATCGGTCCCACGGCGGAGCCGGCCGGCGAATCGGCCCCTGTATTATAAGGGTGGCTTCCGTACGGGCGGGTATGAGCGAGTTGCAAGCGGACCTCCGGTCGGCGTTCGAGGATGCGGGGTACGACGTGGACGACGTCTCGGTCAACCGGGATCGGGTCGAAGTCGTGTTACTGACCGAGGGCGAGAGCGCCAGCGACCTCGAGGCGATCGCCTACGACGTCGTCGACGAGGACGACGTGCTGACGATGAACGTGACGACCGAACAGGTGGACGGCCAGGGTCTGAGCACGGTCCTGTCCTTCCGCCAGCGGTCCTGAACGACGGCAGTGGCAGTCGCTGAGACGGCAGGCGGTCGGTAGAAGCGTCCGCGGACGGCGGGTCGGCGGCTCCGGCTTCAGCTGATGAACTTGTTGTCCCGCCAGTTGACGCCGTTTTCCCCTTCGTCCTCTCGGGGTTCCTCGACGACGTTGACGGAGGCGGGTCGGTCTTCGCCGTCGACGATGCGGGTCGCGCGGAGTTCGCCGTCGACGGCGACGACGGCGGTCAGCGTTCCCTTCTCGGCGATCCCGGCGATGCCACAGAGCACCTCGAACATCGGGTACTGGAGCGCGGTGTTCTGCAGAACGGTTTCGCGGTCGCCCTTGAAACAGGCGTATTCGACGAGTTCGGACTCGATCTCTTCTTCTTCGTCTTCGAGGGTGCCCCACTGCGGACCGCCACCGCCGGGGCCCCCGGGTCGGTCCTCGGGTTCTTCCTCGTATACCCTGTTTTCGGTGATGCTGGCCTTGAGCTGCGCCGTCGGCGTGTATTTGCTCATGCTCTCGTCGGCCGCGACAGCGCTGATGATGAGTGTGTTGTTGCGACGAGTGATGTCGATGTCCTCCATCTCCACCGGGAGATCGGGGTCTTCGAAATACTCGTACACGTCTTCGAGCGGCAATTCGAGTGTCGAATGGAGTCTGAATACACGGCTTGTCATGATTTGAATGAGTGGCGGTCGGCTGACACCGGGTCTGTTCGTCGGGATATACGTTCCCCAGTCATATATGGCCTGTCCTTCCTGTGGCCTCGGCTAGCTGTGATGTATGGTAGCTGTCACCACAGCCGCGCAGTCGGTGGGTTCGTCACGTCGGCGGGGCGTGTCCATGGGACGAGAACACGATAACCGGCAGGTAACCAGACAGTTTAGTGTCTCGGACGACTACAGAGCGATACCAATGAGCGAGGAACGCGAGTACGAAGTCGTCGTCGTGGGCGGTGGTCCGGCGGGGTTGACAGCGGCGCTGTACACCACCCGACTCGGCCACGACACCGCAGTCATCAATCGCGGCGGCG
Above is a genomic segment from Halorientalis sp. LT38 containing:
- a CDS encoding DUF7110 family protein, encoding MTSRVFRLHSTLELPLEDVYEYFEDPDLPVEMEDIDITRRNNTLIISAVAADESMSKYTPTAQLKASITENRVYEEEPEDRPGGPGGGGPQWGTLEDEEEEIESELVEYACFKGDRETVLQNTALQYPMFEVLCGIAGIAEKGTLTAVVAVDGELRATRIVDGEDRPASVNVVEEPREDEGENGVNWRDNKFIS
- a CDS encoding phosphoadenosine phosphosulfate reductase family protein — protein: MAAFPDYLDVDYEDGDGEDPADYASIEDKIEKAIEVTREGLEQYENPAVMWTGGKDSTLTLYFIKEVAEKFDLEVPPAVFIDHYQHFDEIHDFVDHWADEWDLEVIYARNEDVGDYVEANDLEPGDDIPVDALSEHNQHHVRDILEYEEDDFPFLLDTYVGNHLLKTVALNDALEEYEIDGVISGVRWDEQEARADETFFSPRHDPDIYPPHDRIQPILQFDEPAVWDAFWGFVVPDTVAGYPDDGYVPESGDDLPNDLTQDDIPVSPKYFAGFRSLGSEVSTDKAAQEPAWLQDMENTTERAGRAQDKEDLMERLRDLGYM